In Calypte anna isolate BGI_N300 chromosome Z, bCalAnn1_v1.p, whole genome shotgun sequence, the following are encoded in one genomic region:
- the CCDC68 gene encoding coiled-coil domain-containing protein 68, with product MAAVPKEQRTPRIVVTTLLLTKQLTREDHGPEGNFVLYGSSSSQITEEAEYVQKLPQLSGSQSRDWSHSPVVRTLKETEEQLLLVSKENQVLRIKLEALREAGAQVLRSSSQKLAENYQTKSEGLKKSHEHEKQQIQVFRLQQEKKLQESRETTNHLAESLQEKSSCIQEMEDRLQRMQEEKKTLLERKKSFEERLQQMMAREEDGRGCLDLQGQIATLQEQISHLQHLIQRQHHGLRGIIQEAEVLKNKLKSQDARIEKLTEKLSTLETQNQELKEQLEFWSGQPKTQVSKAVWTDTPRVFGAPSSLLLPRIRRQES from the exons aACAGAGGACCCCACGCATCGTGGTGACCACCCTGCTGCTCACCAAGCAGCTGACAAGAGAAGACCATGGCCCAGAGGGGAATTTTGTCCTTTATGGATCCTCCTCTTCCCAAATCACTGAGGAAGCTGAATATGTGCAAAAG CTTCCTCAGCTCTCAGGCTCTCAGAGCAGGGACTGGAGCCACAGCCCCGTTGTGAGGACACTGAAGGAaacagaggagcagctgctgttgGTGAGCAAGGAAAACCAAGTGCTGAGGATCAAG CTGGAAGCCTTGAGGGAAGCTGGTGCCCAGGTTCTCAGATCCTCCTCCCAGAAACTGGCTGAGAATTACCAGACTAAGTCAGAAGGGCTGAAAAAAAGCCACGAGCATGAGAAGCAGCAAATCCAG GTTTTCAGACTCCAACAAGAAAAGAagctccaggaaagcagagaaaccaCCAACCACCTGGCTGAAAGCCTCCAGGAAAAATCTTCTTGCATCCAGGAGATGGAGGATCGCCTCCAAAGGATGCAGGAG gaaaagaaaactctgCTAGAGAGGAAGAAGTCGTTTGAAGAGAGGCTCCAGCAGATGATGGCAAGAGAAGAAGATGGCAGAGG GTGCCTGGATCTCCAGGGACAAATTGCCACCCTGCAGGAGCAGATTTCCCACCTCCAACACCTGATCCAGAGGCAGCACCATGGCCTGCGTGGCATCATCCAGGAG GCAGAGGTGTTGAAAAACAAACTCAAGAGCCAAGATGCAAGAATAGAAAAGCTGACAGAGAAGCTGAGCACCCTGGAGACACAG aacCAAGAACTGAAAGAGCAACTGGAGTTCTGGTCTGGCCAGCCCAAGACTCAAGTCTCCAAAGCTGTCTGGACAGA CACCCCACGAGTTTTTGGAGCCccctcttccctgctgctccccaggatAAGGAGGCAAGAGAGCTAA
- the RAB27B gene encoding ras-related protein Rab-27B has translation MTDGDYDYLIKLLALGDSGVGKTTFLYRYTDNKFNPKFITTVGIDFREKRVVYNSRGPNGSPGKAFKVHLQLWDTAGQERFRSLTTAFFRDAMGFLLMFDLTSQQSFLNVRNWMSQLQANAYCENPDIVLIGNKADLSDQREVNERQAKDLADKYGIPYFETSAATGQNVEKAVDKLLDLIMKRMEQCVDKTQVSDTANGGSSGKLEPAKPEEKKCAC, from the exons ATGACTGATGGAGACTATGATTATCTGATCAAACTCCTGGCCCTTGGAGACTCTGGGGTTGGAAAAACAACATTCCTGTACAGATACACTGACAACAAATTCAATCCCAAATTCATCACAACAGTTGGGATAGATTTTCGGGAAAAGAGAGTG GTTTACAACAGCAGAGGACCCAATGGATCTCCAGGAAAAGCCTTCAAGGTGCATCTCCAGCTTTGGGACACAGCTGGACAGGAAAG atttcgAAGCCTCACCACAGCATTTTTCAGAGATGCTATGGGCTTTTTACTGATGTTTGATCTCACCAGTCAACAGAGCTTCTTAAATGTCAGAAATTGGATGA gTCAGCTGCAAGCCAATGCATATTGTGAGAACCCAGATATAGTCTTAATTGGTAATAAAGCTGATTTATCAGACCAAAGGGAGGTGAATGAAAGGCAAGCAAAAGATCTGGCAGATAAATATGG CATCCCCTACTTTGAAACGAGTGCTGCTACTGGACAGAACGTGGAGAAGGCTGTGGACAAACTCCTGGACTTGATAATGAAGAGGATGGAGCAGTGTGTGGACAAGACCCAGGTCTCTGACACAGCCAACGGAGGGAGCTCGGGGAAGCTCGAGCCGGCCAAACCGGAGGAGAAAAAGTGTGCCTGCTAA